The sequence below is a genomic window from Pelorhabdus rhamnosifermentans.
AACAATGTGGTTTCTCTACAAGAGAGATGGCTCATACCCAAATGAATACCATTTGCTGTGGAAGTGGCGGGCAATTATCACATTTTCGCCCTGAATTGGTAGAGGAATTAGTAAAGCTGCGGCAACAAGAAGTCCGTGAAACCAATGCGGATGTACTTGTTGGGTACTGTCTCAATTGCGTTTTGAAATATGATAATTATTCTTCTGAAATCCCGGTGACTCATGCTCTGAATTTGCTGTTGGGTTTGCAGGACGACTATAAAGGAGGTAAGGCGCGGTTGGAAAAGATGTTCAGTGGCTCGGACGGAGAAAAACGTTGGGAAGAAATTATTGCAGATTGAAAGGATGAGGGACTTTGAACAACAAAGACCTTGCTAAAGCATTTAAAGATATGTTGACACTGCGCTGGTCGCCTGTTGCTGTAAAACTGTTGAAACCTGATGAGCCCATTCCGGATAATGTCTCGGAGCCGTCTGTTCCGCTGCGGCACTGCCAGGCCATTACGGTTGCCAGGCGGGGTAGCAGCCTTTATATGCCACCTAATAAACATGCCTGTCCTGATGGAGCAGCGATTATGGGGTTGGTTCCCATGTCGCCCAAGTTACGGTCAGGAGAATTATATCTTTTGTTTAAAAAATTGCCTAATATTGAATGCGCGCAAAAAATGATCGCTTCTCGGCCAGAATTTGAAGCAGGAGCATATCAGGCTTCTATTGTTGCTCCATTAGAGGATGCAGCTTTCGAGCCGGATGTGGTTATCTTTACAATTTATCCAGAACAGGTCATGTGGCTTTGCTGTGCTTCCAGCTATGGTAGCGGTGAACGTCATGTATTCCATACCTCAGGCTATAATTCTACCTGTGCTGATTTGACAGTGCAGGTTATGAAAAGTCAAAAAATGAACATATCTTTTGGTTGTTATGGCGCCAGGGCTATAAGCGATATTAATGATTTTGAAGCATATCTTTCCGTACCGTTTAACCAAATGCATTCCTTGGCGGATTCGCTGAGGAAACTATCTGTTAAAAGCATTCCTGAAGCGCGCAGAAAGATCTATATGCCTCCCGTGATTGATAGAGGGATTTCTTCTGAGCAGGTAGGTGCTTGTTCCGTCAAGGTGCGGATCAATGAAGAACGTTGCGATGGATGCGGCTTATGCGAGGCATTTTGTCCGGAAACGGTTATTGAAATGAAAGCGATGGGCGATATCGTTAAAGCAGCAGCAATTGCCGCTGAGAAATGCTGCGCCTGTTATACCTGTGTGGGACAATGCCCGAAAAAAGCAATCCAATTGGAATTGTCTCAAGGCAAACCGTAAGAATTTAGGTCAAAGGCGAGTGCAAGATTTTTATGGGCATATTGAAGTGGAGAGATTTTTGCAATTTTGAATTCACCGGCATTATAAGATAACAAAGCAAGAAAAAATTGCACAAGATTAGGGTCAAGATAATCTCATAAGTAAGTTGGAGATGATATTGGATGCGAAATGCAGTTGTTATCTTTACGAAAGTACCTAAAGAAGGCGAAACAAAAACTAGGCTGACAATAGACTGTGGCGGGATATTCACGCCTGTAGAAGCAAAAAAGTTTTATGAAGCCTGTCTTTTGGATGTGGTGGATCAGTGCATTGTCTCGAATTGCGGTGATGTGTATATCTGTTATAATCAATTGGGAGATAGGAGCTATTTGAAACAATTGATTGCAACTGTTTCTGCCCCCGAAGCGATCAAGGAAATGTTCCCGGATCAAGGGGGTTGTTTTGATGCTGCTATGCAATATGCGGCTGATTATATATTACGGGACGGAAGAGACGAAAGATTAGCCGATAGCATTTTCATCGTGGGCGGAGATATGCCTGGTTTGCAGTCGGCAACTTTGCAAGACGCTGTAAAAAAGTTGGAAAAACTTGCTTTAAGCCAGAGCGCGTTCGACTGCGTCAAACGATGTGAAGGCTCTAGGTCGAATATCGGCGCCGCAATGGTTGAATCTGCTGATCAGGCGGGAGGGTTCAATATTATTGGTTACACATGCACTACGCCTTTTAACTTTGAGCAGCTTTTTTATAATATGGAAGGTGCTACGGTGCTGGATCTAGTCGTACAGAAAGCGATGGAAAATGCCATTCCACTCAGCCTGCTTGAAATGGTGCCGGATATTGATATTCCGGAAGATCTGGGCGGCTTTATACCGATCATGAATACTTTGAAATTGGCAGAGCACTATGATTCCCAGATCGTGTCGCCTAAAAGGACCATAAAAATTTTGCAGGAAATGGGTATCGAATCTGCGGCTAAGGTACCGGAAAATTGAACGGTGATATAAAGGCAGGCTTATTCGGTTTATAATAATCACAGAAAACTGGGATATTTAAGCCAAAGTGGCTCAGATATCCCAGTTGTATTGCTGGTGCATTTGCCGATAACATTGTATTGCAACCCTGCGCAGCATAGACTTTTTTTGATATATTTTGTTATGATAGTGTCATTTTGACATAATTACCAAAACAATCTACAATAAAAAGTGAGAATATTAGCCTTATTCACTCAAATTATGTACTATCATACTTGAGCCCGGTATGCGGTTATTGACCAGCCATAGGCGAGTATTTATGTTGTTTCTTAAGTGAAATAATAGGAGGAACTGAAAGTGGCCATTTTCAATCAGACTCATGACATTCCAACTGCACAAACTAATTCTGCCACTGACAATAAAAGGACTCTTGCCCAGGAACGCTGGCAAGCCATACTGCAATACAAGCAGGCTTTTTTGCAAAATAATGTTGAAGACCTATGCCGGTATCCCTTCATGAACCAAGATGTTGTCGCTTCTTGGCTCAGATCCCGCAAGATGGGTGTAAATCCTTATTCTGTAATCGGCCATTCCAATTTAAACCAGGAAAAGTTGTCCGAGATAATGGATAAATATCATTTGCTGATCAAAGTCACAAATTCATTGATTGAAAATTTTAAAGACATGTTTCTGTCTTGCGGGGACATATTGTATTTATTTGACAAGACCAGGATAGTCTTGTTGAATGAAGGAAGTTGGGAAAATTCTCCCCTATTTCCTGAAAACCATCCCCGCACGGGAATTGTTTCCGATGAGCATTCAGAAGGTACTACTGCCCATGAACTTTGCATCCGCCTTGAGCGGCCCGTACAATTATTGGGTCCGGAACATTATTGTGTGGCTTTTCAGAGCTGCATTGCTTCCGCCGCTCCGATTAGGGATGAAAATGACAAAGTCAATGCTGCCCTGGTTCTATTGAACCGACCTTTGCAGGAACCACCCGGGGAAGAAGTTCTTGAAAAAATGTGCTTGCACAGTTTGGGTTTGGTTACTTCTCTGGCGACAGCGATTGAGACTCAGTTCAAGCTGGCCAAAGTTACCAATGATTTTTGTGATGCCAGTGAGCAGGCAGAAACTTTTAATTGCCATTTTCAAATTGCCATGGATCGTTTTGCAACTGTTCGTAATGCACTAAATACTACATTGGCTATAGTCAACGAAGGAATTATTGTTACTAACCGCGTTGGGAAGATAATTCATATCAATAAGGAAGGCATGCGCATTTTGAAGCTCAGGCCGGACCAAATAGAGAATAGAAATATTAACGATTTTCTTAGCATTGATTCTTCCATCATGACATTGGTTGAAAAGGGTGAAATTGTTACTACAAAAGAATGTATTTGTGGGGGTACTGATGGCCAGCTACACCAAGTTTGTATTCGTCCGGCGTTTAATCCGTACACGCAGAAATTAGATATTGTTGTATTTAAATTGAATTCTTCCGAGAAAATAATTGCTAAAATTAATAACAGATCCGGTAGTTTGACGAATAATACTTTTGAACATCTTGTTGGGGATAATTTTGAATTTAAAAAAAGTGTTGTCATGGCACGACGCTTTGCCAGTACGGCCGATAATATTCTCTTAATCGGGGAAAGCGGTACCGGCAAGGAACTATTTGCCCAAGCTATCCATAATATATACCGTCCCCAGAGCCCTTTTATTGCCGTGAACTGCGCAGCTATGCCATCGCAATTAATCGAAAGCGAAATGTTCGGCTATGAAGGCGGTAGTTTTACCGGTGCTGAGCGCAGTGGGAGACCAGGTAAAATTGAGTTGGCGCATGGCGGGACGCTTTTTCTGGATGAAATCGGCGATATGCCCATTGAATTGCAGGCTGTTTTGCTGAGGACTCTGGAGGACAAGCAAGTCATGCGCATAGGCGGCAGACGCTACAAGCAAGTCGATTTCCGGCTGATTTCCGCTACGAATAAAAATCTTTATCAAATGGTAACTGAAAAAAAATTTCGTGGAGATTTATTCTTTCGTTTGGCAGTACTGCCGATTAAAATTCCTCCATTACGCGAAAGAGGTTGTGATATTGAAATCTTAAGCAAATTCTTCATTGGAAAATATTGCCATAAGCAGGGCTGGAAGGTCCCACAAATCAGCCCGGCAGCACAGAAAATAATTAATCAATATGAATGGCCTGGTAATGCCCGACAGTTACAGAATGCGATGATCTATGCGGTTAATACTTCTATGGATGGAATTATTAAACCTGATAATCTTCCCAGCTATATTCCTTTGGCTACTTGCCCGATTAAAATTGACGGTATGGCGATAACTAGCAATGAGAAAATAGGTGATATGCTTTGTCTGGAAAAGATGGAAAAAAGCGCCATTGAAACTGCTCTGGCATATGCAAACAATTGCGTGCCTAATGCAGCCGAGTTATTGGGCATAAGCCGTTCAACTTTGTATAGAAAATTAAAGGAATATAATATTGATTATTGATTGAAAGCTCGGCGGATTGAATTTATCTGGAGCCATCATAGGAATTAAGAGTTTGTAGAGATGCAAGCTCTTTTTTTATTCAGTGGCACTTTCGTTGATTAAATAGATAAAATGCTTAAAGTGATAATGTGATCGCAAAATCGGAATCGGCATAATGGCTTTTTTGGCAAATGTTTTAAGTTATCGTATCATTTTGACACGATAAGAAAGAAAATCGTTCTAAAAAAAATAAAATAAAATCCAGCATAATCCCAATAGTAAGCCATTTTCCATGGGTGTGAATAAACTGGCACGGTTATTGCATAATTAATGTTCAAGCGACGCAAACAACCAAATTTTGTCCGGGCGATAAGATAAATTACTTGAGCAAGTTTATAATAGTTAAGCTTTGGAAACAAAATTGGTAATATGAGAACGCCTGAAGGGAGGCAACATGAGTAAGAATATCGATTTAGAACAAGAAGGTATTCAAGTAAAAAAATCCTGCTGTTACTTTTGCCACCAGAACTGTGGTGTGCTGGCATACGTCAAAGACGGCAAAGTGCTTGATATCGAGGGAGATCTTGACTTTCCTACTAATCAAGGCGGATTGTGCAGTCGGGGAAATATTGCTATGAAGCATCTTGACCATCCGGCACGGGTTAATTATCCGCTAAAACGGGTCGGCAAACGTGGCGCCGGAGAGTGGCAACAAATTTCCTGGGAGCAGGCATTAAATGAAATTGCCGAGAAACTTTCAAAAATTCGTGATGAATTTGGTGCAGAAGCTGTTGCTACGGCTGGAGGAACCCAGCGTACAGACGACTGGGCCCGTCGAAGATTTATGAATTTGTTTGGTAGCCCGAATGGATTTCATAATGCGCATTTATGCTGGATTCCTACTTTTATGGTGGAAACAGCGATTTATGGATGGTGTCCGTTTGATTTGGATTTGGACAACAGCCGCTGCCTAGTTTTGTGGGGACAAAACCCGGGTGCATCTGGGATGCCGGAAATACATCATATTATGGACTTGAAAGCAAAAGGACTAAAAGTCATCGTTATTGATCCCCGTTATACTGAAACTGCCGCTAAAGCGGATATGTGGCTGCCATTGCGTCCAGGGTCAGATTTGGCACTGGCATTGGCTTGGTTGCATGTTATTATTTATGAAGGGTTGTTTGATCC
It includes:
- a CDS encoding TIGR04282 family arsenosugar biosynthesis glycosyltransferase, coding for MRNAVVIFTKVPKEGETKTRLTIDCGGIFTPVEAKKFYEACLLDVVDQCIVSNCGDVYICYNQLGDRSYLKQLIATVSAPEAIKEMFPDQGGCFDAAMQYAADYILRDGRDERLADSIFIVGGDMPGLQSATLQDAVKKLEKLALSQSAFDCVKRCEGSRSNIGAAMVESADQAGGFNIIGYTCTTPFNFEQLFYNMEGATVLDLVVQKAMENAIPLSLLEMVPDIDIPEDLGGFIPIMNTLKLAEHYDSQIVSPKRTIKILQEMGIESAAKVPEN
- a CDS encoding sigma-54 interaction domain-containing protein, which codes for MAIFNQTHDIPTAQTNSATDNKRTLAQERWQAILQYKQAFLQNNVEDLCRYPFMNQDVVASWLRSRKMGVNPYSVIGHSNLNQEKLSEIMDKYHLLIKVTNSLIENFKDMFLSCGDILYLFDKTRIVLLNEGSWENSPLFPENHPRTGIVSDEHSEGTTAHELCIRLERPVQLLGPEHYCVAFQSCIASAAPIRDENDKVNAALVLLNRPLQEPPGEEVLEKMCLHSLGLVTSLATAIETQFKLAKVTNDFCDASEQAETFNCHFQIAMDRFATVRNALNTTLAIVNEGIIVTNRVGKIIHINKEGMRILKLRPDQIENRNINDFLSIDSSIMTLVEKGEIVTTKECICGGTDGQLHQVCIRPAFNPYTQKLDIVVFKLNSSEKIIAKINNRSGSLTNNTFEHLVGDNFEFKKSVVMARRFASTADNILLIGESGTGKELFAQAIHNIYRPQSPFIAVNCAAMPSQLIESEMFGYEGGSFTGAERSGRPGKIELAHGGTLFLDEIGDMPIELQAVLLRTLEDKQVMRIGGRRYKQVDFRLISATNKNLYQMVTEKKFRGDLFFRLAVLPIKIPPLRERGCDIEILSKFFIGKYCHKQGWKVPQISPAAQKIINQYEWPGNARQLQNAMIYAVNTSMDGIIKPDNLPSYIPLATCPIKIDGMAITSNEKIGDMLCLEKMEKSAIETALAYANNCVPNAAELLGISRSTLYRKLKEYNIDY
- a CDS encoding DUF169 domain-containing protein; its protein translation is MNNKDLAKAFKDMLTLRWSPVAVKLLKPDEPIPDNVSEPSVPLRHCQAITVARRGSSLYMPPNKHACPDGAAIMGLVPMSPKLRSGELYLLFKKLPNIECAQKMIASRPEFEAGAYQASIVAPLEDAAFEPDVVIFTIYPEQVMWLCCASSYGSGERHVFHTSGYNSTCADLTVQVMKSQKMNISFGCYGARAISDINDFEAYLSVPFNQMHSLADSLRKLSVKSIPEARRKIYMPPVIDRGISSEQVGACSVKVRINEERCDGCGLCEAFCPETVIEMKAMGDIVKAAAIAAEKCCACYTCVGQCPKKAIQLELSQGKP